In uncultured Cohaesibacter sp., a genomic segment contains:
- a CDS encoding IS481 family transposase, with amino-acid sequence MGQVLHGSATTTKTVRRAIQNSQESLRALSKRYGINQKTVVKWKKRASQTDLRTGPKEPRSTVLSRQEEATIVAFRRHTLLPLDDCLYALQPTIPHLTRSSLHRCLQRHGVSRLPNVEGDKQPKKRFKSYPIGYFHIDIAEVQTAEGKIYLFVAIDRTSKYAFVELYTKAGKMNAAQFLRNLVATVPYTIHTVLTDNGIQFTNRARDLHEVKHIFDRVCTGNGIEHRLTKVKHPWTNGQVERMNRTIKDATVKRFHYGGHEQLQKHLAVFIDAYNFARRLKTLRGLTPYEFICKKWTEEPEKFKINPIHQIPGPNN; translated from the coding sequence ATGGGCCAAGTTCTACACGGCAGCGCCACGACGACAAAGACAGTCCGTCGAGCAATACAAAATAGTCAAGAGAGCCTGAGAGCGCTTTCGAAGCGATATGGCATCAATCAGAAAACGGTCGTGAAGTGGAAGAAGCGTGCTTCACAAACGGACTTGAGAACCGGGCCGAAGGAACCACGTTCGACGGTGCTGTCGCGGCAAGAAGAAGCGACCATTGTCGCCTTCCGCAGGCACACCTTGCTGCCTCTCGACGACTGCCTTTATGCACTCCAGCCGACAATCCCACATCTGACGCGCTCCTCACTACACAGATGCCTGCAAAGACATGGAGTTTCACGGCTACCAAATGTCGAAGGCGACAAGCAGCCAAAGAAGCGTTTCAAGAGCTATCCGATCGGCTATTTCCATATCGATATTGCTGAGGTGCAGACAGCTGAAGGCAAGATCTATCTCTTTGTGGCTATTGACCGGACATCCAAGTATGCCTTCGTCGAACTCTATACCAAGGCAGGAAAGATGAATGCTGCACAGTTCCTGCGTAATCTGGTCGCAACTGTGCCCTATACCATCCATACCGTTCTGACCGACAATGGCATCCAGTTCACTAACCGGGCGCGCGATCTCCATGAGGTCAAGCACATCTTTGACCGGGTCTGCACTGGAAACGGCATTGAACACCGCCTGACAAAGGTGAAGCACCCATGGACCAACGGTCAGGTCGAGAGGATGAACCGGACGATTAAGGATGCCACCGTCAAACGGTTCCATTACGGCGGTCACGAGCAACTCCAGAAGCATCTGGCTGTTTTCATCGACGCCTACAACTTCGCTAGACGATTGAAGACGCTAAGGGGCCTGACCCCATACGAATTCATCTGCAAAAAGTGGACAGAGGAACCGGAAAAATTCAAAATAAATCCGATCCATCAAATCCCGGGACCAAACAACTAG
- a CDS encoding IS5 family transposase (programmed frameshift), whose amino-acid sequence MTRRRYELTDFEWSIIEPLLPNKSRGVARVDDRRVLNGILWRFRTGSPWADIPKRYGPYTTCYNRFVRWRKSCIWDRLLQAVSKAYDDDIIMIDSSCVRVHQHGATGKKGDQDDGCMGRSRGGLTTKIHALVDAEGRPIDLRLSAGQVHDNRPADDMLDIMRADTIILADKAYDSNAIRTKAKERGAWANIPPKRNRKASVTFSKWVYKQRNAVERFFNKIKQFRAIATRYDKNPLNFLAAIKLVAALVWIRSL is encoded by the exons ATGACACGCCGCCGTTATGAATTGACCGACTTTGAATGGTCCATCATCGAACCTTTGTTGCCGAACAAATCTCGAGGAGTTGCCCGTGTTGATGATCGCCGGGTGCTGAATGGTATCCTTTGGCGTTTTCGCACTGGTTCACCCTGGGCCGATATCCCCAAACGATATGGTCCCTATACGACCTGCTACAATCGGTTTGTCCGTTGGCGCAAATCCTGTATCTGGGATCGACTTCTTCAAGCGGTTTCCAAGGCTTATGACGACGACATCATCATGATCGATAGTTCTTGTGTTCGGGTCCATCAACATGGTGCTACAG GCAAAAAGGGGGATCAGGATGATGGTTGCATGGGACGCTCCCGGGGTGGCTTGACCACCAAGATCCACGCTTTGGTTGATGCAGAAGGCCGACCAATTGACCTGCGCCTGAGTGCCGGACAAGTCCATGACAACCGCCCCGCTGATGATATGCTCGACATCATGAGAGCCGATACAATCATCCTTGCGGATAAGGCTTATGACAGTAACGCCATCCGGACAAAAGCCAAAGAACGGGGTGCTTGGGCGAACATCCCGCCCAAACGAAATCGCAAGGCATCCGTGACCTTTTCAAAATGGGTTTATAAACAGCGCAATGCAGTGGAACGCTTCTTCAACAAAATCAAACAGTTCCGCGCAATCGCCACCAGATATGATAAGAACCCGCTGAACTTTCTGGCAGCCATCAAACTCGTCGCAGCACTGGTCTGGATCAGAAGTTTATGA
- a CDS encoding isochorismatase family cysteine hydrolase codes for MSKSALIVIDPQVIYEDQSSPLAVKEFGQTLKKINKLISHFEKQSLPTIYVRHEHRATGVDLGRMFDFSGEAEEPNFTSGKEEVNYVDDLKLSEDAIHIVKTRYSCFAGTELECLLKTANVDTVVICGFMTNFCCESTAREAHDKDYFVDFILDATGCPDLSEDFDQDKIRQTVANTLEEGYARVINFGDYLRI; via the coding sequence ATGAGCAAATCAGCCCTAATTGTCATTGACCCACAAGTGATTTATGAAGACCAGAGTTCTCCATTAGCTGTGAAAGAGTTTGGTCAAACTCTAAAGAAAATTAACAAGCTAATATCCCATTTTGAAAAACAGTCACTGCCAACAATCTATGTTCGCCACGAACACCGGGCAACAGGGGTCGATCTCGGAAGAATGTTTGATTTCTCAGGTGAAGCTGAAGAACCAAATTTTACTAGTGGCAAAGAGGAAGTCAATTATGTTGATGATCTAAAGCTCTCCGAGGATGCAATCCATATTGTTAAGACTAGATATTCGTGTTTTGCAGGAACAGAACTCGAATGCCTTCTCAAAACAGCTAACGTGGATACAGTCGTCATCTGCGGCTTCATGACTAATTTTTGCTGCGAGTCGACTGCTCGTGAGGCACACGACAAAGATTATTTCGTAGATTTTATTCTTGATGCAACAGGATGCCCCGACCTTTCTGAAGATTTTGATCAAGATAAAATAAGACAAACCGTCGCCAATACCCTAGAAGAAGGATATGCCAGAGTAATAAATTTCGGTGATTATTTAAGGATATAG
- a CDS encoding Fic family protein has protein sequence MRWNWQQDDWPDWSFDTDQLADYEQRFLLASGQLMEAWRHLTAHDRQQVRIDLLSDEALKTSRIEGEYLDRESVQSSVRRQFGLKSDRKASPAEAGIAELMVACFEDFDAQLTHQTLFHWHEMVCRGRSDLDDIGAYRTHDEAMQVVSGPDYKPKIHFEAPPSARMKEEMSDFFDWFGKSRLSALTKAGLAHLWFVSIHPFENGNGRIARALCEKCFASALGQPSTLALSRQIEKDRKDYYQALEDNNKELEVTQWLVWFAQKALEAQRYSIAMIHHLIAKARMMDGLRGELNPRQEKALLRLFESGQEGFAGGLSAQNYIAITGAAEATATRDLRDLVAKGALRRTGERKSTRYWLETGAE, from the coding sequence ATGCGTTGGAATTGGCAACAAGACGATTGGCCCGACTGGTCCTTTGATACGGACCAGTTGGCAGACTATGAACAGCGCTTTTTGCTGGCATCGGGCCAGTTGATGGAAGCATGGCGGCATCTGACAGCCCATGACAGGCAGCAGGTGCGTATTGATCTGCTAAGTGATGAAGCGCTCAAAACCTCTAGAATTGAAGGAGAATATCTGGACCGGGAATCGGTGCAATCCTCCGTGCGGCGGCAATTTGGCCTGAAAAGCGACCGGAAAGCCAGTCCGGCAGAAGCCGGAATCGCAGAATTGATGGTTGCCTGTTTCGAGGATTTTGACGCGCAGCTTACCCACCAGACCCTGTTTCATTGGCATGAGATGGTTTGCCGTGGGCGCAGTGATCTGGATGACATCGGGGCTTATCGCACCCATGACGAGGCCATGCAGGTTGTCTCAGGACCTGATTATAAGCCGAAAATCCATTTTGAAGCCCCGCCATCTGCCCGCATGAAAGAAGAGATGAGCGATTTCTTTGACTGGTTCGGGAAATCCAGATTGTCCGCCTTGACCAAGGCGGGGCTTGCCCATCTCTGGTTTGTTTCCATTCATCCTTTTGAAAATGGTAATGGACGAATCGCCCGCGCCCTGTGCGAAAAATGCTTTGCCAGCGCCCTGGGACAACCCAGCACGCTGGCCCTGTCTCGCCAGATCGAAAAGGACCGTAAAGACTATTATCAGGCGCTGGAGGACAATAACAAGGAACTCGAAGTCACGCAGTGGCTCGTCTGGTTTGCCCAAAAGGCCTTGGAGGCGCAGCGCTATTCCATTGCCATGATCCATCATTTGATCGCCAAGGCCCGCATGATGGATGGTTTGCGTGGAGAGCTGAATCCGCGTCAGGAAAAGGCACTTTTGCGGCTGTTCGAATCTGGGCAGGAAGGCTTTGCGGGCGGCCTTAGCGCCCAAAACTACATTGCCATCACGGGCGCGGCAGAGGCAACCGCAACACGTGATCTGCGCGACCTTGTTGCCAAGGGCGCTCTAAGGCGCACCGGTGAGCGCAAATCGACACGCTATTGGCTGGAAACGGGCGCTGAATAG
- a CDS encoding transglutaminase family protein — MIQDSFLLPNDLVDIPLMEKLTHSPKASGILKTLRKLDFQETEPHAVLKYINQVYQHTLSMPYRYASAQLTATEVLNAGEGMCTNKAVLSVALLRLASIRSGFWVLKYKNSAHIEKTGGASVSASIQKSTVHIAPVVWFHSRWVALDASDDIKTAKIVHNYTPPSEWYGEDVLCIDLSEIDKNLGIWHDITALAKKQQADSGRIRELNSALDRRLNS; from the coding sequence ATGATCCAAGATAGCTTTCTTTTACCCAATGATCTCGTGGATATACCCTTAATGGAGAAACTCACCCATTCGCCTAAAGCAAGTGGAATTTTAAAAACATTAAGGAAGCTAGATTTCCAAGAAACAGAGCCTCATGCAGTTTTAAAATACATTAACCAAGTATACCAACACACTCTATCAATGCCTTATCGTTATGCTTCAGCGCAACTAACGGCAACCGAAGTATTAAATGCAGGCGAAGGCATGTGCACAAATAAAGCCGTGCTCTCTGTAGCTTTGCTCAGATTGGCCAGTATAAGGTCCGGCTTTTGGGTGCTCAAATATAAGAACTCGGCGCATATCGAAAAAACGGGTGGGGCCAGCGTCTCGGCCTCAATCCAAAAATCTACTGTTCATATTGCACCTGTTGTTTGGTTCCACAGCAGGTGGGTAGCGTTGGATGCCAGTGACGATATCAAAACTGCAAAAATTGTTCATAACTATACCCCCCCTTCTGAATGGTACGGAGAAGACGTTTTATGTATTGATTTAAGCGAGATTGATAAAAACCTTGGAATTTGGCACGACATTACCGCACTAGCTAAAAAACAGCAGGCCGACAGTGGCCGTATACGCGAGTTAAACTCTGCATTAGATAGGAGATTAAACTCATGA
- a CDS encoding prenyltransferase/squalene oxidase repeat-containing protein, producing MHNTHEIGIGTSIIPGVNESKYASVVCFLLDSVDETGRWGGSDFENWAPVVTALTVDLLLNLGFDLETSWIVGDAGSARTHNLKKSIQYLNSSISSDGEFGEDIWDSAKLGQMILRHSLEDEFSRWNALKSSISNSIKRRSYRSRVDTWEGPGTMAALISYCELLRNETEAASIFSELIQLQSDTGEFHGSQSEHGNDLASPVWHTAQVLLAFFNRGLTEKDERVAKSVEWLEKTQTPEGAWRFFHRYDVYFTCYAIMALSRLPKAPTSLTRALSWLDDQVSSNGKVADEGGSIMAALAYFSYHGHKFHASLEGAEYHNARKLGVYCTSLLEELSELQSENSILGSELSNRKEKLEVFERRFGDADFGVTTKQVFVVGLIVAILFSVGIVAGSKVLDGILYRENQNKTNVSVESSHLGPAPKNQDEE from the coding sequence ATGCACAACACCCATGAAATTGGAATTGGCACTTCGATCATCCCAGGTGTCAATGAAAGTAAATATGCATCAGTGGTTTGCTTTCTTCTCGATTCAGTCGACGAAACAGGCCGTTGGGGAGGATCAGATTTTGAAAACTGGGCGCCAGTTGTAACTGCACTAACAGTGGATTTATTGTTGAATCTCGGATTTGACTTGGAAACTAGTTGGATCGTCGGAGATGCAGGGAGTGCCCGAACCCACAACTTAAAGAAGTCCATTCAATACTTAAACTCATCAATTTCAAGCGATGGTGAATTTGGCGAAGACATATGGGATAGTGCAAAACTAGGCCAGATGATATTGAGACATAGCTTGGAAGATGAATTTAGTCGCTGGAATGCTTTGAAAAGTAGTATTTCAAATTCAATAAAGCGTAGAAGCTATAGATCTCGGGTTGATACTTGGGAGGGCCCGGGAACTATGGCAGCTTTGATAAGCTATTGCGAACTCCTTCGTAACGAAACAGAAGCGGCCAGCATTTTTTCAGAACTGATCCAATTACAATCTGACACAGGAGAATTTCACGGTTCTCAATCTGAACATGGGAATGATTTAGCATCACCAGTTTGGCACACTGCTCAAGTCCTACTGGCATTCTTCAATCGCGGTCTGACGGAAAAAGATGAAAGAGTCGCAAAGTCGGTGGAATGGTTAGAAAAAACACAAACCCCGGAAGGTGCATGGCGTTTTTTTCATCGATATGACGTCTATTTTACTTGCTATGCGATAATGGCGCTCTCGCGCCTACCGAAAGCGCCTACGTCTTTGACGAGAGCTCTGTCTTGGTTGGATGATCAAGTTTCTAGCAATGGCAAGGTAGCAGACGAAGGTGGGTCAATAATGGCCGCGCTTGCATACTTTTCGTATCATGGACACAAATTTCATGCATCCCTCGAAGGTGCCGAGTATCACAATGCGCGTAAACTAGGCGTTTACTGCACATCGCTTCTTGAGGAATTATCCGAGTTACAATCTGAAAACAGTATTTTAGGCAGTGAACTTTCAAACAGAAAAGAAAAACTAGAAGTGTTTGAAAGACGATTTGGTGATGCGGACTTTGGGGTTACTACAAAGCAGGTGTTTGTAGTTGGTTTGATTGTGGCGATTCTGTTCAGCGTAGGAATTGTTGCAGGATCTAAGGTACTTGATGGTATCCTATACAGAGAAAATCAGAACAAAACCAACGTATCGGTTGAAAGCTCACATCTAGGACCAGCGCCTAAAAATCAGGATGAAGAGTAA